One segment of Macrotis lagotis isolate mMagLag1 chromosome 1, bilby.v1.9.chrom.fasta, whole genome shotgun sequence DNA contains the following:
- the LOC141508800 gene encoding olfactory receptor 10A7-like: MDPIVSLARSNQSSFEEFVPLGFSHVPRLELLLFVLFLGMFLITILGNGLIVLLTVIDTALHTPMYFFLRNLALVEICFSLDIVPRMLESLVAGRGISFLGCALQLFLILSCVTSECFLLTVMAYDRYVAICYPLHYGVLMNQRLCLLLAMACWVVGIPVSLMFTIWLFHFPFCGPRGVRHFLCDIAPLLKLVCADTFIFEVSVLVATVLVMMVPFSLISVSYGHVLVTVVRMPSATGRKKALSTCAAHLIVVALFYGTACIIHLQPKATYSPENKQVVSLSYTLVTPMLNPIIYSLRNKEVKAALGRVLARKKGLPR; encoded by the coding sequence ATGGACCCCATTGTGAGCTTGGCTAGAAGTAATCAATCTTCATTTGAGGAGTTTGTCCCCTTGGGTTTTTCTCATGTTCCCAGGTTGGAACTACTTCTCTTTGTGCTGTTTCTGGGGATGTTTCTAATTACGATTCTGGGAAATGGCCTCATTGTCCTCTTGACTGTGATAGATACTGCTCTCCACACACCTATGTACTTTTTCCTCCGTAACTTGGCCTTGGTGGAGATCTGCTTCTCTTTGGACATTGTGCCGAGGATGTTGGAAAGCCTGGTGGCTGGAAGGGGCATCTCCTTTTTGGGCTGTGCCCTCCAGCTCTTTCTCATCCTGTCTTGTGTCACATCAGAGTGTTTCCTCTTGACAGTGATGGCCTATGACCGCTATGTGGCCATCTGTTACCCACTGCACTATGGGGTCCTCATGAACCAGAGGCTCTGCCTCCTTCTGGCAATGGCATGTTGGGTAGTAGGCATCCCAGTTTCTCTGATGTTCACCATTTGGCTCTTCCACTTCCCATTTTGTGGACCCCGAGGGGTTCGCCACTTCCTCTGTGACATAGCTCCACTCCTGAAACTGGTGTGTGCTGACACATTTATCTTTGAAGTCTCTGTTCTTGTGGCTACAGTGCTTGTCATGATGGTGCCTTTTTCCCTTATCTCTGTGTCCTATGGTCATGTTCTGGTGACTGTTGTTCGGATGCCTTCAGCTACTGGACGAAAGAAAGCCCTTTCCACCTGTGCTGCTCACCTTATTGTTGTGGCTCTATTCTATGGCACAGCTTGCATCATCCATCTCCAACCCAAGGCTACCTACTCGCCTGAGAACAAACAAGTTGTGTCCTTGTCCTATACTCTTGTCACTCCCATGCTCAACCCCATCATCTACAGTCTGAGGAACAAAGAGGTGAAAGCTGCTCTGGGAAGAGTGTTGGCTAGGAAAAAGGGGCTTCCCAGATGA
- the LOC141508810 gene encoding olfactory receptor 6Z7-like has translation MLHGQTTGFQSLKDRRGPDSNWIWTSNHDVAESQSGMKAGRHWEANMTWVQEFILLGLSTRPGLRGVLFAVFLTLYLLTLLENTIIILLIWSHTELHKPMYFFLGNLSCLEMCYVSVTVPTLLLGLWSGPCHVPFTSCMTQLFFFITLICAECTLLASMAYDRYVAICRPLHYPILMRPQVCLMLAMASWVGSLSVSVIKTACIAGLSYCGPNVLNHFFCDVSPLLNLSCTHVALTELVDFISAIVILWGSLLVALASYVAIGAAVVRMPSAAARRKAFSTCASHLIVVGIFYSATIFIYARPSRIEAMDLNKMLSVIYAVLTPMCNPIIYCLRNKEVQGALRRTLHKVGFSQNYDS, from the exons GACATCGAATCATGATGTTGCAGAATCTCAGAGTGGGATGAAG GCTGGAAGACATTGGGAGGCCAACATGACCTGGGTCCAGGAGTTCATCCTGTTGGGCTTGTCGACAAGGCCTGGCCTACGTGGTGTCCTCTTTGCTGTCTTCCTCACCCTCTACCTGTTGACTCTCTTGGAGAATACCATCATTATTTTGCTCATCTGGAGTCACACAGAACTACACAAGCCCATGTATTTCTTCCTGGGCAACCTGAGCTGCCTGGAGATGTGTTATGTTTCAGTCACTGTGCCCACCCTGCTGCTTGGGCTGTGGTCAGGGCCTTGCCATGTGCCATTCACATCCTGCATGACCCAACTCTTCTTCTTCATCACACTCATCTGTGCTGAGTGCACACTCTTGGCCTCCATGGCCTATGACCGCTATGTGGCCATCTGTCGCCCTCTCCACTATCCAATACTTATGAGGCCCCAGGTCTGCCTCATGCTGGCCATGGCCTCTTGGGTGGGCAGCCTCAGTGTCTCTGTCATCAAGACTGCCTGTATTGCTGGACTCTCCTACTGTGGCCCCAATGTCCTCAACCACTTCTTCTGTGATGTCTCCCCTCTGCTCAACCTCTCTTGTACTCATGTAGCACTAACTGAGCTGGTTGACTTCATCTCAGCCATTGTCATCCTGTGGGGCTCACTACTGGTTGCTTTGGCATCATATGTGGCTATTGGGGCAGCAGTGGTGCGTATGCCCTCAGCTGCTGCCCGACGCAAGGCCTTCTCCACCTGTGCCTCTCATCTCATTGTGGTTGGCATCTTCTATTCAGCCACCATCTTCATCTATGCCAGGCCTAGCAGAATTGAAGCCATGGACCTCAACAAAATGCTTTCTGTCATCTATGCAGTACTCACACCCATGTGTAACCCAATCATCTACTGCCTACGGAACAAGGAGGTCCAAGGAGCTTTGCGTAGGACTCTCCATAAGGTTGGGTTCAGTCAGAACTATGACAGCTAG